ATTTACGCctttattgaagaaaaattatttcatgaagAATCTTTCCGGTCGTAAGgaatttactaaattttaatacaatgtaatTTTGTTAGGATTgtctagtattttattatatttatgcacgagtcaaattatgtacctaaagtATAAATTTTCCATCGGTATTGTTTAGTATTGACATACCATCAAGGTAAAACACTGGGAAACAATAATGGAGCACTAGgttggtaattaatatttaatatagtaataaacctatacttttttaaagtttaaccATAAAGTCTTGAAGCcataaacgtatatatatacaatagtcagtaggtacctagctaAAAAAGTATTGTAGTGAACCGGCCAGGTACACAGTACTTtcagattaaattaaaatggacatatttttgaaatcaaaataggttatttattaagtacctattagattatataattatttttttacttaagtaTTGATGAAGATATCAGAGTAAAGTAAGATGGTTCAAGCTATGCataattgcaaaaataaattattggttcCATAATTCATACATTCATGAATTTCATCTTATGATTGAGATTTATTGATAGGTTTAATGGGACAGTTACTGAGGCCTCAAAGTAACATTTAACACCCACTAAACAAAACAGGACTCGCAAGAACATTTTGAACATAGTCTCAATATTCATCAAGATGGGCCAGATCATAAGTGTAGAAAGAAAAAACCGTACAACAAATTGTTTTCATACGTTAATTTTGGtaacccaaaaataaaatacctatgacATTTGCAagccaattattaaaaaacattttagaattttctatagtttagatattattttataattatttttaaatacctaataacgaTGTTTGGCATAATGcattggaaaattaaattaatatctattatgtatagatataatttttgatacaaTACAACATATgtttctatatttaaattatattgttttataaacttatatattgtacttaaaattcTTTTGATAGAAAAACTAAGAAAAGACAAAATACATCTAAAAAAgacaatatagttaaatatacatttaaatttactttcaaGTTGTAAGGTAAAAAGCAATTATTGAATTGATGTCTTTTAAATTAGCATAAAATGAAATTCACTTGCAAATATTCGAATCTGTAATGGTAACTAGATAAGATGTAACTATGATTTATgggtaatattaaaaacaattaattcagtattttgtattatataaaaaggcCGCATATTAAGCAATTAAGAATGGCCtagaatatcaatatttttcaagttttaaaaattccCACCTTTGGTTgtctaattttcaaaatatgactTACACAATCAGCCTTAAAATTGAAAGACACTGAAATATGATACAGTTATAGGAtgttatatactaaaataaatgaatgaatgtttaaaaaataaacaaaacatataattttattatgcatcatacctaaattacaatttttaaagaaatgtaatgcaaactattgtaaaattaaatttataaagacTTAAATTACACTTATGTTAACTAAAAGACTGTACactttataaagaaaaatagtcTACATGAAGCTCAAATTAGCAGCCTTACTCCTAAAATTATTCActtggataaaaataaattatatccttACATCACAgtcaaatttgtttatttccaTCTATtggtttacaaaatattaaatcagcAACACTttacaacaaaatgtatatatataaaaaaagacaacaatataataactacttACTGATGCATAACTATGTAAATGGAAATAAACattctgaaatttaaaaaagttctaaaatatcatttattttatttctttttataacatattaacatattaaatgtatatttaagtttttaaattaaaaatacatttttttcaaaggaGTGAGCCTGCTACAGTTTTCGATAATTATTATCGAACATAGCCTGACCCACAAGAATATCACAGACATCAAAGCCATTTGGCTAACTTTTAACTAGTAATGTAATAGttacttttttacattttactatacaaaaataaaatataatacctgtataatatttaggaattattttttgaaataaaaatagggGATCATTTGAGTATATTTCATACAGTATTATAACCACACTTCTGTTGCCAATAGAAATTCCCTGGGTCAGACTCAGAATATTacacttaaaaacaaaaatataaccactaaaaaaaaaaaaacattatttaacatttataatatacgacattCAATAAACAATGTTGTGTTCTGTATACCAcgagttattaaataataacacttataattgttttttatcataACAATAGAATGGCACATAGTAGCCCATAAatgataatcaaattaattaaactcaCTAAAACAAAAGAGTTGTacattcatttaattatttttaatataatttttaaaccgttaaaaaatatacacattacatgTTTTTAACACAAAGcaaatattaaacaacaaaatatgttaaaatgtatcaatgaattaaatcaactaaaataaaatatatattatcttataaacgGTTTGAATAAGTTTATAGAAGTGAAAAGGTGGCGCACAGCAAGAagtaaatactagtattttagTTGTTgagttattgatatttgattttttttgtaataaataatttttacatacctataatttattagatgaaatgaaaatgaacataaaataacttacaaaaatacaaaatacagaacatttattattatgtacataatttttaagatataaaacgTTAGTGtattattctaaattgtataaaatacattaaagaaTAAAGTTTAATTAGGTCTGGTGTGGgttgtattaaacttttttctaaaaataaatttttagtgAAATCAGGTAAAAATTAACAGCTGGAACCAAATGCTTACAATTATTTGATGataagattttgaaaaaataggtttcacaattcaaaatataaaagattaaGGCAATAGTAGATaagacttattttttttcaccaaaataatattaaaaaagaagtCATTTAAGAGTTTGGTgtataaagttaatatatattatgacgcaaaaagttttaactaaaattaaaaaactaatttattaatatgttattaacataTCCTCAAATTCTGTGCGCCATCAAATATGTTgtcaaatttaattgaatatccaaataataattgtttatctgtctaaaaaatattattgacctCAACCTGTTTTTAATTAAGCTATTGTTAACCacagaatataattatacaaatataatgacaAGAACCAGTTCAAACATTGAACAATtttagtattacatttaaactttgttacagaataaaaacaatgtaacttacaaaatatacaaagcAGTAAATCCATATTTTACCGAATCCTTCTAactggttttaaaatttttcttttaggaGGTTGCTCAGCTGTTTCTGGTTTGGCActaacaatagaaaataaattcaaataatttaaaaataatgaaaacaaaacgTTCAATACTTACGTAAATTGAGTAGTTGCTCCACCAGTAAAATTAATGGATATAGGTGCGTTGGGGTCTAATTTAACAGTTTGTTTCGTACTGGGctgattgaatatattatttgatgtacATTTAGTCTGATCATCatcctataaataattattaattgtttttttttaatgttatataagtatgttaaaatatatttatgtggttTTTACCGTAGCAGACATTTTTGTAAGCCCTCCAGTATTGGGAACACTAAATACTGGTGGAGATTGTGCACCAAATGAAAACCCAACATTATTTGTAGAATTGAATGAATTAGTAGTTTGAGctaattgttttttatcattgtcaTTAGATGGCTTGGAAAAAAAACTGTTGGAAATCTGTGGAGCCAATGAACCAAATGAAAATTGAGGTATAGAAGAACCCAATGTTGCTGGAGTAGATGTAGTAGGTCCACTACCAAACATTGAATTACTTGCACCAAACACTGGAGCAGTACTAGGAAAACTACTAGTACCCAGTATCGAAGAAGTAAATGGTTTGTTATCACTAATGGCTGATccaaatgtaaacattttatgatttttttggtCAACGGGCACATTTTGATCTTGTTTTGCCAGAGAACCAAAACTGAATAATTGAGAAGTCTTAATCAAACCTGGCTTTTGATCTTCATTTAATGTTTCATTAGGATGTGAATGACCATTTAccaattgatttgttttttcaatTGCAGATTGAACAGGCTGAGTAGAACCAAAATGCACTATTggcttaatttcaatttttttatcccATACAAATTTCACTTTAGACAGATCTTCATTTTTGTGTTCAACATTTATTAATGGATTTGAGTTATTACTGTTAGTTTCAACAGATCCAAAAGATACTTGGGGACTTGAATTTTCACTAGCATCATTAACTTTACGCTTATTACTTTTGTTTTGTAACTCTAATGAATTTTCAGATTCTTCTTTCTTATTATTTACTAGTGACTTAAATTCGTTTGTTGATTGAgtaactatattactattaataacaGGGTTCTGAAGAATAGGGTTTTCAGCTTCGATCTTATCTGaaccaaatttaaattgtgCAATTGGTTTGCTAGTTGTGGAACTTTGACCAAACTTAAACTGTTGATCTTGTTTAGATTCAAAACCAAACTTAAACTGGGTTTCGGGATGATCAgtattattgataattgatcCCTCGTTAAATTTCTTTACTGGCGAACTAGTTATACTATCTGTGCcaaatttaaatgtactaaGGGGTTGATCAGTTTTATTGTTAACCATGCCAAATTTAAATTCACTGGCAGAAGTATCTAATTTTCCATTATCAGAACTTGTAAATGGCGCAGCACttccaaatttaaattgattattagaCGTTTGATCAATTTTACTATcaaatccaaatttgaactgACTAGCGCCAGAATTTTCAAAAGTGTTATTGTTTAATCCAAATTTAAATTGAGTTGAAGGCAAAGGTTTATCTTCTGGAGCAGACCCAGGCTTTGCTGTCCCACAAGAAATACAAGTGGTACaatcacttttatttttcaccCAACATCCATCACAAGTCCAAGTAACACTTTGTACGACAGTTTTCTTTGTAGTTCCAGGCTTCTGTGTTTGACATGCAACACAtacttcaatttcatttttattgggAACCCAACAAGTTTCACAAGTCCATGTACTTGAtttgataacttttaataatggTGTTTGGGATTTCTCAGACTTGGGAGTTTGACATGCAATACACTTCATTGTATCAGCATCATTTAAAACCCAACAAGCATCACAAGACCACTTCTTTTTTAATTCAGTTGATGATTTTTCTGGtggtaattgatttttatttataatttctagttTTTTAGGTGAGCtgtcaacatttatatttacaggTTTTGTAATTTCTGATTCAGAGTCAGAACACGGCAATGATGTTTTAAGAGAATTTTTAGGATCATCAACAACACTActaaattgtgacaatgtatcatcatttttatttgaattctcAATTCTCAATATTGCAGTATCATTATTTGTAATTGCTACTTTCTTGGATTCTTTAATAAAAGATTCACTTgtagaattattaaaacttgtaCTTGGAATTTTGGTACTAGATTgatctatattatttacctcAGTGTTAGTATTTTGTGATTTCTTCaaagtaattttatgtttttttctacAAGTTTTTTCTGCAATTTGTGAACTAAACTGTTCTATTGTTAATGGTTGATTGAATGTGAATTCATTATCCTCCGCAaaagtatttgataaatttatatttggtaaAGCAGTCAATGGTAGAGAAATCCTAGGCAAATTGACTTCGGCGGGCATTTCAAGTTCATCAGACTTAAAACCAAGCCCCTTTTTTGAAAGATTTACTCGAAGTTTTCTTGTTGTATTTGCATCTACTCGGCCGGAATAAGttgatctaaaaaaataataatatctcaatATTACTGTcaaaatgtacattaaaaacttttttactgaATCAGTTACTATTggaagataaatatattaatataaaataaatttaaaaatagatgcGTGTAAGTCTCGCAGTCGaatctagttttaaaaataacttcacAACAGTAGAAAAGTATGATAGGTATATTCTAATTCCACCAAAATGTTAAGGAAAAAAActcacatttacaaaaaaataataatttaagtgttatttttatatttttaacttaaaaacattttattgttttattaagtttttctgAAAGTCCAATCATATGAAGCATGCAAAAACAcgttttagataaataaataattgccaAAAAACGTTTGGAAGTTAAGCGGCATTCATTCCAAATACTCTTCCTAAAAATAGAACTCATGAAGTTATAACTGAAAGTGTCGATCAATGTTGGGGGGATGAGGGGATCTatctttttttcaatgtttaagatctgataaaattgttgaaagattcctaaaataattgaaggtgagtacattaatttaaaacgatttttcaaaatatttcaccatAAATATTGGAAAATGTTGAATATGCACTATTAAGTGATGCAGTAGAATGCAGTTTTTTGTCATACAAGCATAAATAAACCACCATTTTGATTTCACAGAACTAATATGGAACAtactattgtcttttttttgctttaaatcaatgtaaacaatttaataataacaaagtaaattaTGTACTGTATtttttcttgaatatttttacattaatttgttcataaaaattgggtatttagttatattataagtattaaaagttttaatgagTAGAGCAGTTACTCCTAAAAACCGGTAAATTCAACAAAAtcggaaaaatcaaaaaaaaaaaaaaacgttaggtatattaattgaattttaaatttttatatattttttttttttttggaaattctattctattattttgattattaattttattttaaagataataaaaaaatataataagtacgaTTAAAGATGGTATACTGTCTGTATCtgcaataataagtaatacacaTCAATCGTAGGTACTAAGTATGATTCATTGGTTCATAGACATACTATAGAACATATTAGATCAGGGGTCTCCAAACTTTTTTATTCAAGGgccacaaaaaatatcaaatgctCTTAGTGGGCCAAAAGTTTATtaacacatataatttttaattttatgaaaatataggtGCACAAATATAAGTTTACtttaaatctttttataaaatattgcctacaatatatttaagtataattggTATAAATTACACATATCTTtagatttctatattttatttaccgtCCTATGGGTGCTGCGGGCCGGTTAAAACTTGTTCGCAGGCCGGACACGGCCCGCGGGCCGTGGTTTGGAGACCCctgtattatatgattattatttattttgttgttattgacACCATTGATTAACACTTTTCGGTGAACTATTTTGCAATCGATGTTTATGGGTAAttcactaatttaatttaaatctatatttatccATAGcttcaaatgataaaatatagccataaaggtattttttttttaatttagcttgTCCCtgaattgttttatacatataagtGGCGAAAGAATACTTTACATGGCTGGCAATAACTAAAcgagtatcaataataataaagttaaatgtTTTACTTACGAGATTTCACTAGACTTGTTATCCGCTTTCTGAGGTGTTGTTTCAACAATTTTGACTGTGGATTCTactttaataggtacatttttttgatcTGCTTTATGCCTTTGATGCACTTTAggttgaataataaatttgttttcttcAATTTCCTTATTCTGAAGTCAAAATAAAGTTTCTTGTTAGCAGTATGTTTAAGTGATTATAGAACAGTCTTATGAAGTATTTGAATCAATGTATGTAAAtactgtttttaatttgaatactatattaaataaatttaaaaaaaattatttgaaaacgtattctaaataatttttttattcattgacaaaatagtttacatttgtgataatcaaaatttttatataaaaaatcagGCACATTataccaaagttataaataatagttttttcctcagaataaaatattgacccattttaatttacaaccaTTCCAAAACTGACAATTATTAGCGgggcaaaaataaatattctaatagtatttgtataatactgtttttaatgtattctttacaagactgttaTAGAGAATACAATTGTTTGTTACTAttctatattatcttatattattatttattttactaacctTAGTAGAAATATGTCCCAGAAGAATAGATGAGGTTGTTCTAATTTCACTATTATTTGTAGAAGATATTGGAATCACCGCTTTTCTATGAATTGGAGGAGTATTTCCTAAAATTTTTGATAAGTTGGAACGTGCAGAACTGCCCCCATACATAACTTGAGAACAATTTAAAGGTGACTTTTGGGCAAATAATTTTTGACGCTCTGACAACTGAAATTAATACAcagtcaattaaaataaatatttaattttttgtaatgaataccattaattataaaatggatAACTTACTTCTCCATAGTTAACAAATGTGTCCCATCTAAATGATGCTGATGATACATGATTTGTGGAAGTTTCATGAAATTTTATCGAAGATTGTTGATGTGATTCATTCTCccctaaaattaaatgtttgataaaattacaattaaaaattataatatactccatttaaaagaaataacaaGCAAAAATTGTctttaatatgcataaatattattgaaatactttcatataaataattgataattggtTTAAAGACTTCAGCAAGAAGAAGAGTGTAAtcttagttaatatttttatttctaatattaattaaggtactttaaaaattagcagttatgtattatacaaaattaaatattatggaatTAGCAAATCCAACGGCTCcaacactaaaaatattttcaaatattgttatttcatataccgggtgattattttatcattgaacacgcattatttcaaaaagtgtaaatttttttgaaaatatttttttacatagtttcaaatcacttataaaacaacgtttttcttaaacaattatatttttaaatattttttatccttatattttttttaagttttttacttttttaatcgacaacattgggtttaaattttaaaattccaaagcagaatatttttcttagtattttgatacatgaNNNNNNNNNNNNNNNNNNNNNNNNNNNNNNNNNNNNNNNNNNNNNNNNNNNNNNNNNNNNNNNNNNNNNNNNNNNNNNNNNNNNNNNNNNNNNNNNNNNNNNNNNNNNNNNNNNNNNNNNNtttgaatatttataactcataaactactcacccgaaaCACCCGGTTTAAAACTCATAGATTTCTAGAAAACGGGGATATTGTTTATCTAAATAGTTCTTTACATTTTGTGAAACATTTATGAACCAGATTTTCTCTTTAAGAAGACACTATGGCCGCATATGTGGTCTGTCTCTCACACACATACgatataagacatttttttcgtTCATCAGTtccaatagtgtgctgttagttttagTATTAAGATAATGTGATACCTACGAGCGTAACTTGAGAAATTTtactcagcagaacacgtgtatctacgtaaaatttaaaaatgagtgTGAATTGACTTCTTTTAAAATcaaaaggtaagattattatttaggcaaccttatggtattttaattttaaaatgagttgAGTTGTGTATATTTTGAGATGTacatacaattaacaattttaaattaaaatataataaaaagcccatgagcctgaggttgcctagataataatcttatcactagattttataagaggtcaataaattcactctaaatttttaaactaatagagctacacgtgttctgctaaacataaaatttacaatgttacgcacttgtaagacggagacaacccATGTGGGTATAACATCCTCTTAAGTGTATTATGagtattttcaaatgttaatcttttacattttcacaactaaattaaaaattgatattgttCATGTGCGAGGTGGAGAAAACACTTACAGGTGCGAAGTCCTTATAAAGTTTCTTGAAGTATAAGGAAAAACCTCCAAAAATGTAACAAGTACAATTTAAACCaggatttatttattgttaatgataatttatgatGCCTTTTAAGTTTATACTTTAACAATATAC
This portion of the Acyrthosiphon pisum isolate AL4f chromosome A1, pea_aphid_22Mar2018_4r6ur, whole genome shotgun sequence genome encodes:
- the LOC100168970 gene encoding nuclear pore complex protein Nup153 isoform X1, yielding MKPYDKSNSFMRRVTKRVSEYLPGMTWMNTLISDAQTDDDPTSTTENDDQPPVKKLCTSNNSFTNTKYQHTNSTDNHRTPNVNVLLPEISAVTCIPSTSKQSPKFTSQSSASLQNHDVGNRSSLKRKSDVIDLSNINRPSSKTPFNFASSTPTVVTGNKQPVTINTKRSLNLDKSSTINEFLTPTSSKLIKPRENESHQQSSIKFHETSTNHVSSASFRWDTFVNYGELSERQKLFAQKSPLNCSQVMYGGSSARSNLSKILGNTPPIHRKAVIPISSTNNSEIRTTSSILLGHISTKNKEIEENKFIIQPKVHQRHKADQKNVPIKVESTVKIVETTPQKADNKSSEISSTYSGRVDANTTRKLRVNLSKKGLGFKSDELEMPAEVNLPRISLPLTALPNINLSNTFAEDNEFTFNQPLTIEQFSSQIAEKTCRKKHKITLKKSQNTNTEVNNIDQSSTKIPSTSFNNSTSESFIKESKKVAITNNDTAILRIENSNKNDDTLSQFSSVVDDPKNSLKTSLPCSDSESEITKPVNINVDSSPKKLEIINKNQLPPEKSSTELKKKWSCDACWVLNDADTMKCIACQTPKSEKSQTPLLKVIKSSTWTCETCWVPNKNEIEVCVACQTQKPGTTKKTVVQSVTWTCDGCWVKNKSDCTTCISCGTAKPGSAPEDKPLPSTQFKFGLNNNTFENSGASQFKFGFDSKIDQTSNNQFKFGSAAPFTSSDNGKLDTSASEFKFGMVNNKTDQPLSTFKFGTDSITSSPVKKFNEGSIINNTDHPETQFKFGFESKQDQQFKFGQSSTTSKPIAQFKFGSDKIEAENPILQNPVINSNIVTQSTNEFKSLVNNKKEESENSLELQNKSNKRKVNDASENSSPQVSFGSVETNSNNSNPLINVEHKNEDLSKVKFVWDKKIEIKPIVHFGSTQPVQSAIEKTNQLVNGHSHPNETLNEDQKPGLIKTSQLFSFGSLAKQDQNVPVDQKNHKMFTFGSAISDNKPFTSSILGTSSFPSTAPVFGASNSMFGSGPTTSTPATLGSSIPQFSFGSLAPQISNSFFSKPSNDNDKKQLAQTTNSFNSTNNVGFSFGAQSPPVFSVPNTGGLTKMSATDDDQTKCTSNNIFNQPSTKQTVKLDPNAPISINFTGGATTQFTAKPETAEQPPKRKILKPVRRIR
- the LOC100168970 gene encoding nuclear pore complex protein Nup153 isoform X2 gives rise to the protein MKPYDKSNSFMRRVTKRVSEYLPGMTWMNTLISDAQTDDDPTSTTENDDQPPVKKLCTSNNSFTNTKYQHTNSTDNHRTPNVNVLLPEISAVTCIPSTSKQSPKFTSQSSASLQNHDVGNRSSLKRKSDVIDLSNINRPSSKTPFNFASSTPTVVTGNKQPVTIRENESHQQSSIKFHETSTNHVSSASFRWDTFVNYGELSERQKLFAQKSPLNCSQVMYGGSSARSNLSKILGNTPPIHRKAVIPISSTNNSEIRTTSSILLGHISTKNKEIEENKFIIQPKVHQRHKADQKNVPIKVESTVKIVETTPQKADNKSSEISSTYSGRVDANTTRKLRVNLSKKGLGFKSDELEMPAEVNLPRISLPLTALPNINLSNTFAEDNEFTFNQPLTIEQFSSQIAEKTCRKKHKITLKKSQNTNTEVNNIDQSSTKIPSTSFNNSTSESFIKESKKVAITNNDTAILRIENSNKNDDTLSQFSSVVDDPKNSLKTSLPCSDSESEITKPVNINVDSSPKKLEIINKNQLPPEKSSTELKKKWSCDACWVLNDADTMKCIACQTPKSEKSQTPLLKVIKSSTWTCETCWVPNKNEIEVCVACQTQKPGTTKKTVVQSVTWTCDGCWVKNKSDCTTCISCGTAKPGSAPEDKPLPSTQFKFGLNNNTFENSGASQFKFGFDSKIDQTSNNQFKFGSAAPFTSSDNGKLDTSASEFKFGMVNNKTDQPLSTFKFGTDSITSSPVKKFNEGSIINNTDHPETQFKFGFESKQDQQFKFGQSSTTSKPIAQFKFGSDKIEAENPILQNPVINSNIVTQSTNEFKSLVNNKKEESENSLELQNKSNKRKVNDASENSSPQVSFGSVETNSNNSNPLINVEHKNEDLSKVKFVWDKKIEIKPIVHFGSTQPVQSAIEKTNQLVNGHSHPNETLNEDQKPGLIKTSQLFSFGSLAKQDQNVPVDQKNHKMFTFGSAISDNKPFTSSILGTSSFPSTAPVFGASNSMFGSGPTTSTPATLGSSIPQFSFGSLAPQISNSFFSKPSNDNDKKQLAQTTNSFNSTNNVGFSFGAQSPPVFSVPNTGGLTKMSATDDDQTKCTSNNIFNQPSTKQTVKLDPNAPISINFTGGATTQFTAKPETAEQPPKRKILKPVRRIR